From one Ignavibacteria bacterium genomic stretch:
- a CDS encoding DUF1684 domain-containing protein, which translates to MAVKFKSRYILAAALILASALVTFRLGVFSRHYTPEEKRYIAEVENMRQKKDHEMQNDPQSPFNFKGKVHFEPLKYFDVDPSYVFKSKLYEYENKDTVTVFGTKGEPRKAVRFGYISFISEGRKIKMNVYKGVTRTGQEYYSIWFTDRTTNNESYGVGRYLDFEKVDNPDYIYTIDFNQAYNPYCAYSPNYSCAVPTKDDYVDIEIKAGEKKFHN; encoded by the coding sequence ATGGCGGTGAAATTTAAGTCAAGGTACATTCTTGCAGCTGCTCTTATACTGGCATCTGCTCTTGTGACTTTCCGGCTCGGCGTATTTTCAAGGCATTATACACCGGAGGAAAAACGGTATATTGCTGAAGTTGAAAATATGAGGCAGAAGAAGGATCATGAGATGCAGAACGATCCGCAGTCACCGTTTAACTTCAAAGGGAAGGTTCATTTTGAACCTCTGAAGTACTTTGACGTGGATCCGTCGTATGTTTTTAAGAGCAAGCTGTATGAATATGAAAATAAGGATACGGTTACTGTCTTCGGCACAAAAGGGGAGCCCAGGAAGGCCGTAAGGTTTGGATATATCTCGTTTATTTCAGAGGGCAGAAAAATTAAAATGAATGTTTACAAGGGAGTTACACGTACGGGGCAGGAATACTACAGCATATGGTTTACCGACCGTACTACAAATAACGAATCATACGGAGTTGGGCGTTATCTGGATTTTGAGAAAGTGGACAATCCGGATTATATTTATACAATTGATTTCAACCAGGCATACAATCCATACTGCGCTTACAGCCCTAATTACAGCTGCGCTGTACCGACAAAAGATGATTACGTGGATATTGAAATAAAAGCCGGGGAAAAAAAGTTTCATAATTAA